In Gossypium arboreum isolate Shixiya-1 chromosome 5, ASM2569848v2, whole genome shotgun sequence, a single genomic region encodes these proteins:
- the LOC108450586 gene encoding mitochondrial outer membrane protein porin 2-like — MKKGPGLFSDFGKKAKDLLNKDYTSDQKFTISSSSYTGLALVSNIVNKGGLSSGDVAAQYKHQNAVVDFKLDTESNILTTLTITDLHPSAKTVASFKLPDYNCGKLEVQYFHEHATVATAVGLKKSPAVDFSATIGTPGIAFGAEASYVTSSGEFTKYNAGVNMTKPDSNASVVLADKGDSLKVSYLHHLNQLNGGAVVGEIARKFSTNENTLTVGCSYLVDPHTLVKAKLNNHGNLGALVQHELRPKSFLTISGAFDTKALEKTPKFGLALSLKP, encoded by the exons ATGAAGAAAGGACCTGGACTCTTCTCTGATTTTGGCAAAAAAGCCAAAG ATTTACTCAACAAGGACTACACCTCCGACCAGAAGTTCACCATTTCTAGTTCCAGCTACACTGGATTG GCACTTGTATCAAATATTGTGAACAAGGGAGGCCTCTCCTCTGGGGATGTGGCAGCACAATACAAGCACCAGAATGCTGTTGTTGATTTCAAGCTTGACACAGAGTCAAAT ATCTTGACAACCCTCACCATCACAGATTTACATCCATCTGCAAAAACAGTGGCTTCTTTTAAGCTGCCTGATTATAACTGTGGGAAG TTGGAGGTTCAGTATTTCCATGAACATGCAACTGTAGCTACTGCTGTTGGGCTGAAGAAATCCCCAGCTGTTGATTTTTCTGCAACAATTGGTACGCCTGGTATTGCTTTTGGTGCAGAGGCAAGCTATGTGACATCTTCTGGTGAATTCACGAAGTATAATGCTGGAGTGAACATGACAAAGCCTGATTCCAATGCTTCAGTGGTCTT GGCTGATAAGGGAGACTCCCTAAAGGTGTCATATTTGCACCATTTAAATCAGCTAAATGGTGGAGCTGTTGTGGGTGAGATTGCAAGAAAGTTCTCCACAAATGAAAACACATTAACTGTGGGATGCTCATATCTTGTTGATCCACACACACTGGTGAAGGCAAAGCTCAACAACCATGGCAATCTTGGTGCTCTTGTACAGCATGAGCTTAGACCGAAGTCCTTCCTTACTATATCTGGGGCCTTTGACACAAAGGCGTTGGAGAAGACTCCCAAGTTTGGTTTGGCACTCTCTCTAAAGCCCTGA
- the LOC108452011 gene encoding F-box/kelch-repeat protein At5g43190-like, with the protein MIAKSLKDRSAAMDPGIWSKLPQELLEHILSFLPLKTLLNLRSTCKHFKSLVFSPSFISKYSSASLFSSFFLLSHPQCYSNFPLYDTICGAWRKIALPLSFLPPSAAQFNLLSSCNGLFCFSLPNSSSFLVCNLLAKSSRLIQFPFFPFAFEMLTLVSTPHGYKIFLLCSKFSSNYAFVYDSKVHSWRQFDGFQPLLADNFHQEGASFNGSLYFATTEPFSVVCFDLENGNWENLDTEMPRELTFVRLVSNTDEGKLYMVGGLGRNGISRSMKLWEMDDGGNWVEVERLPELMCRKFMSVCYHNYEHVYCFWHQDMICVCCHTWPEILYCKVSRRTWHWIPKCPSIPDKWSCGFRWFSFVPDLYTLA; encoded by the coding sequence ATGATTGCAAAAAGTTTGAAAGACAGATCAGCAGCCATGGATCCTGGAATCTGGAGCAAGCTACCGCAGGAACTTCTCGAGCACATACTCTCCTTTTTGCCTCTCAAAACCTTGTTGAATTTGAGGTCAACTTGTAAGCATTTCAAGTCTCTCGTATTCTCTCCATCTTTCATTTCCAAGTATTCTTCTGcttctcttttctcttcattCTTTTTGCTTTCTCATCCCCAGTGCTACAGTAATTTCCCTCTCTACGATACTATCTGTGGGGCTTGGCGCAAAATAGCACTTCCCTTGTCTTTTTTACCGCCTTCCGCCGCTCAGTTTAACCTTCTTTCATCGTGTAATGGACTTTTCTGCTTCTCTCTCCCCAATTCCTCCTCTTTCCTTGTTTGCAACCTGTTGGCCAAATCTTCCAGGCTCATCCAATTCCCTTTCTTCCCTTTTGCTTTCGAGATGCTTACTTTGGTTTCCACGCCACACGGATATAAAATCTTCCTGCTTTGCTCCAAGTTCTCTTCCAATTATGCGTTTGTGTACGACTCCAAGGTTCATTCATGGAGACAATTCGATGGTTTTCAACCTCTCTTGGCTGACAATTTCCATCAGGAAGGCGCATCCTTCAATGGGTCTTTGTATTTTGCTACCACTGAACCGTTCTCCGTAGTGTGCTTCGACTTGGAAAACGGGAACTGGGAGAATCTCGACACTGAAATGCCAAGGGAGCTTACTTTTGTGAGGCTGGTGAGTAACACCGATGAAGGGAAACTGTATATGGTGGGGGGGCTTGGTAGGAATGGGATTTCAAGGAGTATGAAATTGTGGGAAATGGATGATGGAGGGAACTGGGTGGAAGTGGAAAGATTGCCAGAACTGATGTGCAGGAAATTTATGTCTGTGTGCTACCACAACTATGAGCATGTGTATTGCTTTTGGCATCAGGATATGATCTGTGTTTGCTGCCACACATGGCCAGAGATCTTGTATTGCAAGGTTTCGAGGAGAACGTGGCACTGGATACCCAAGTGTCCTTCAATCCCAGACAAGTGGAGCTGTGGTTTCAGGTGGTTCTCTTTTGTACCCGACTTATATACATTGGCTTGA